In Chryseobacterium gotjawalense, the following are encoded in one genomic region:
- a CDS encoding SusC/RagA family TonB-linked outer membrane protein: MKKILSTIGLVSGCLVFSAIHSQVQAQTRTVTGTVNNGEKPISGVVITQEGSSQMTTTTETGTFSLQIAGENPILIFRHPEYGERRITTDGKSTFTVALTEKVKSIEEVVLNAGYYNVKAKESTGSISKVSAKDIENQPVNNVLSAVQGRMAGVSIVQNSGTPGGGYDVQIRGRNSLRTNAIGGYNANTPLYVIDGIPVPAGNDFKFGMSAAILPSQETNPLNVINPNDIESFEVLKDADATAIYGSRGANGVVLVTTKKGKKGRTAVSLNVAQGLADVGKMPQMMNTEQYISLRKQAFANDGITKYPVNAYDINGTWDINRYTDWQKYMVGGYAEQNSTRLNIQGGTESTQFSINAGHDEQGTVFPGNYKYKRNTVGVNLSHQSADKKLKLNLSSYYTTQNNLLPPTDFSRVYSSLTPNAPALYTSLGVLNWEKSTFTNPMAAATQRYKSTAKQLMATINITYQIGEGLELKLNSGYTDAQSKENQLFPKTFYDPANNIGSDKSALRLGNTLQNSWILEPQFNWDKKWGEHHVQALVGGTFQEQTGEGTAIYASNFPSDEMIENIGSAANIVVSSSDNFVYKYMSVYGRLNYQYKGRYIVNVTSRRDGSSRFGPNNKFGNFGAIGAAWLFDDEVFLEEVKWLSTGKLRGSYGSVGSDLIGNYQYYDTYENTGISYDGVPGMTPSRLYNPNFSWEVTRKLELGIDLGFFEDRLTTSVGWYRNRSSSQLVGIPLPMSTGFSSIQANLNAIVENRGWEFTLQSENVKKINFKWTTSLNLSIPKNTLIDFPNLRGSTYANTFAIGQSTTMKKLYHYLGVDPITGIYRFEDVNGDGKLDINDRTVIKNIGVQWYGGLQNSLDYKSWNLQLLMQVSKQTRENILSSVANLGTMGNYPAIFTDYWTPEHTDATYQQPTSGSKSTLTTANANFRLSDATVDDSYYIRVKNVSVKYLLPELGNSKLKASVYLEGQNLWTWTNYKGTDPEFNTLGYTPMLRVWSFGINLNF, encoded by the coding sequence ATGAAAAAAATCCTATCAACCATAGGACTTGTTTCCGGTTGTCTGGTGTTTTCTGCGATTCATTCGCAGGTCCAGGCACAAACCCGCACCGTCACGGGCACGGTGAACAACGGAGAAAAACCCATTAGTGGGGTAGTCATCACCCAAGAAGGCAGTAGCCAAATGACGACCACCACCGAAACCGGAACTTTCTCGCTCCAAATAGCAGGAGAAAATCCCATCCTTATTTTCCGGCATCCGGAGTACGGTGAAAGAAGAATCACCACCGATGGAAAGTCCACTTTTACGGTTGCTCTTACCGAAAAAGTAAAGTCGATTGAAGAAGTGGTGCTGAATGCGGGATACTACAATGTGAAGGCTAAAGAAAGTACGGGGAGTATTTCGAAAGTGAGCGCGAAGGATATTGAGAATCAGCCGGTGAACAATGTGCTTTCGGCCGTGCAAGGGAGAATGGCGGGGGTGAGCATTGTGCAGAATAGTGGAACGCCAGGTGGGGGATATGACGTGCAGATACGGGGAAGAAATAGTTTAAGAACAAACGCTATTGGAGGATATAATGCCAATACGCCTTTATACGTTATAGATGGTATACCAGTACCTGCAGGTAACGACTTCAAATTTGGGATGTCAGCAGCTATATTGCCGTCTCAGGAAACCAATCCATTAAATGTAATCAACCCGAACGATATTGAAAGTTTTGAGGTACTGAAAGACGCTGATGCTACAGCGATCTATGGATCCAGAGGAGCTAACGGTGTGGTACTGGTGACTACAAAGAAAGGGAAAAAGGGACGGACAGCTGTCTCGCTGAATGTTGCCCAGGGATTAGCAGATGTAGGCAAAATGCCTCAAATGATGAATACGGAACAGTATATCTCATTACGAAAACAGGCTTTTGCTAATGACGGTATTACCAAATACCCTGTGAATGCTTATGATATAAATGGAACCTGGGATATTAACAGATATACCGATTGGCAAAAGTACATGGTAGGCGGTTATGCGGAGCAGAACAGTACAAGGTTAAATATACAGGGAGGCACTGAAAGTACTCAGTTTTCCATTAATGCAGGACATGATGAGCAGGGAACGGTCTTTCCTGGTAATTATAAGTATAAAAGAAATACTGTAGGAGTAAACTTGTCCCACCAAAGCGCAGATAAAAAACTAAAACTCAATTTAAGTTCCTATTATACGACGCAAAATAACTTATTGCCACCTACAGATTTTTCCAGAGTCTATAGCTCTTTAACACCTAATGCTCCAGCATTGTATACCTCATTGGGAGTACTGAACTGGGAAAAGAGCACTTTTACCAATCCGATGGCTGCAGCTACGCAACGATACAAAAGTACTGCTAAGCAACTGATGGCTACTATTAATATAACCTACCAAATTGGAGAGGGGCTTGAGCTTAAACTAAATAGTGGATATACCGATGCGCAATCTAAGGAGAATCAGTTGTTTCCCAAAACTTTCTATGATCCCGCCAATAATATAGGAAGTGATAAATCAGCACTACGCTTGGGAAATACCTTACAAAACAGTTGGATATTGGAACCGCAGTTCAATTGGGATAAGAAATGGGGAGAGCATCATGTTCAGGCATTGGTAGGGGGAACTTTTCAGGAACAGACGGGTGAGGGTACAGCAATATATGCCTCCAACTTTCCATCGGATGAAATGATAGAGAATATTGGTTCTGCGGCCAATATCGTGGTGAGTAGTTCGGATAACTTCGTGTACAAATATATGTCTGTCTACGGAAGACTTAACTATCAATATAAAGGACGATATATTGTAAATGTGACGAGTAGAAGAGACGGGAGTAGTCGATTTGGGCCGAACAATAAATTTGGGAACTTTGGTGCCATAGGTGCGGCTTGGCTATTTGATGATGAAGTATTCTTGGAGGAAGTAAAATGGTTAAGTACGGGAAAATTGAGGGGCAGTTATGGTAGCGTTGGGAGTGACCTTATTGGAAACTATCAATATTATGATACCTACGAAAATACAGGAATTTCCTATGATGGTGTACCGGGTATGACGCCTAGTCGATTGTATAATCCCAATTTTAGCTGGGAGGTCACCCGTAAACTAGAGCTTGGTATAGATTTAGGTTTTTTTGAAGATAGACTAACAACTTCCGTAGGATGGTATCGAAATAGGTCGTCTAGCCAGTTGGTAGGTATTCCACTGCCTATGAGCACAGGTTTTAGTTCTATACAAGCGAATCTAAATGCCATTGTCGAAAATAGAGGTTGGGAGTTTACTTTGCAAAGTGAGAATGTGAAGAAAATAAACTTTAAATGGACGACTTCTCTTAATTTATCAATTCCAAAAAATACGCTGATAGATTTTCCTAACCTACGCGGTTCTACTTATGCGAATACCTTTGCAATAGGGCAATCTACCACTATGAAGAAGCTGTACCATTATCTAGGTGTGGATCCTATTACGGGAATATACCGTTTTGAAGATGTGAATGGTGATGGAAAACTAGATATTAATGATCGCACCGTAATAAAGAATATAGGAGTACAATGGTATGGCGGTTTACAAAATAGTCTGGACTATAAAAGTTGGAACCTGCAGTTGTTGATGCAAGTTTCCAAGCAGACGCGAGAGAATATATTGAGTAGTGTTGCTAATCTAGGAACAATGGGGAATTATCCTGCAATTTTTACCGACTATTGGACACCTGAACATACCGATGCCACCTATCAGCAGCCCACCTCTGGAAGTAAGAGTACACTGACAACGGCGAATGCTAATTTTAGATTAAGTGATGCTACTGTGGACGATTCCTACTATATCCGTGTAAAGAATGTAAGTGTAAAGTATCTTCTTCCTGAGTTGGGAAATAGCAAATTAAAAGCAAGTGTATATCTAGAGGGACAAAATCTTTGGACATGGACTAATTACAAAGGAACTGATCCTGAATTTAATACCCTTGGGTATACGCCGATGTTGCGGGTATGGTCTTTTGGTATCAACTTAAATTTTTAA
- a CDS encoding RagB/SusD family nutrient uptake outer membrane protein produces the protein MKNIIAILGIATLLSGCSQFLEVDLPNNQLTKDLVFQDASLARAAMAGVYSSFDSSGFLSGASSGAAVFLGAYADELMSYQVSGTDISNCYQLSITPQVNTAKTLWSTTYSQIYAINSIIEGLEKSPSVDIATKNQLHGEGLFLRALLHVYLTGVYGAVPYVDTTDYLINLSVGKISEGMVYDKAQADLAIAVNLLPITANAGERVRPTTIATYALMARIAMLQKDWGKVVANASNVINTPGYHIEADLQKVFLKGSTGTLWALRPATAQANTANGNVHVLVSAPPKIISLASNLVASFETNDLRRQYWIGEIKDNNQQRYYFTHKYKQRSVTTTSLEYSVLMRLEEVYLLRAEALVNLQRYDEARSDINAIRSRAGLPDITSNNKNELLNIVLAERRHELFTEMGHRFFDMKHFGVLDTEMVKSKVNWQSKFRVFPLPESELLINPNLNPQNEGY, from the coding sequence ATGAAAAATATTATTGCAATACTTGGAATAGCGACCTTGTTGTCGGGCTGTTCCCAATTTCTAGAGGTAGATCTTCCCAATAACCAGTTAACCAAGGATTTGGTATTCCAAGATGCTTCCTTGGCTAGAGCCGCGATGGCAGGCGTTTATAGCTCATTCGATAGTAGTGGCTTTTTATCGGGAGCATCCTCAGGAGCGGCTGTTTTTCTAGGAGCATATGCTGATGAACTAATGAGTTATCAAGTGTCGGGAACTGATATCAGTAATTGTTATCAGTTATCAATCACGCCACAAGTGAACACCGCAAAGACCTTATGGTCTACCACGTATTCTCAGATCTACGCTATAAACAGCATTATAGAAGGTTTGGAAAAATCTCCTAGTGTAGATATAGCAACCAAAAATCAGTTGCATGGCGAAGGTCTTTTTCTGCGGGCTTTATTGCATGTTTATTTAACAGGGGTATATGGAGCTGTTCCATATGTAGATACTACAGATTACTTAATAAATTTATCAGTGGGCAAAATCTCTGAAGGTATGGTCTATGATAAAGCACAGGCAGATTTAGCGATAGCCGTAAACTTATTGCCAATTACTGCTAATGCAGGTGAACGTGTACGGCCGACTACGATTGCGACGTATGCACTCATGGCACGAATAGCTATGCTCCAGAAGGATTGGGGAAAGGTGGTCGCCAATGCCAGCAATGTAATTAATACGCCCGGATATCATATAGAAGCAGATTTGCAAAAAGTTTTTTTGAAAGGTTCTACTGGGACTTTATGGGCTCTTCGCCCCGCTACCGCACAAGCTAATACCGCCAATGGTAATGTACATGTGTTGGTAAGTGCACCACCGAAAATTATTTCTTTAGCATCGAACCTTGTCGCATCTTTTGAAACAAATGACCTCAGAAGACAATATTGGATAGGTGAAATAAAAGACAATAACCAGCAACGCTATTACTTTACCCACAAGTACAAGCAAAGAAGTGTGACCACCACATCCTTAGAATATTCAGTCCTGATGCGTCTGGAAGAAGTGTATTTGCTTCGTGCAGAAGCACTTGTCAACCTGCAGCGATATGACGAAGCAAGAAGTGATATTAATGCAATTAGATCTCGTGCAGGATTACCAGATATAACCAGCAATAACAAGAATGAATTATTGAATATTGTTTTAGCGGAACGTCGGCACGAGTTGTTTACAGAAATGGGACATCGCTTTTTTGATATGAAGCATTTTGGGGTATTGGATACTGAAATGGTAAAGAGCAAGGTGAATTGGCAGTCTAAATTTAGAGTTTTTCCATTGCCAGAAAGTGAACTGTTGATTAATCCCAATTTAAATCCGCAGAATGAAGGCTACTAA
- a CDS encoding alpha/beta hydrolase family protein gives MKATKIFFAGIFLMALVSLKAQPNAQDSAYLKKTLHYQNYFTSRIVAVSADLNYFVVNQRNDYGKNEFLLRDILKNTSQSLPLRNAYDFIDNRYLVASTQSEQVTFVDLKKGKHTTIEGNFFVHLSKFTKKVILTDRKNEALKVYSNDGKLLLHLNGILDTGFEDDHGLLLARSKDQCIVVDMANMQQKSIDISSILQMGISKESVYALVQKNDDIQLVEWAWKINKIKRNTLRISVPYEVSSRLGNALKVREGRYLVLNLHKNFDKKKGLADINYSNQPLQYPLALKQMAIYDLQSQKWSRFPTVKDEGFVADFISEKGDFVQYKYFNDYVDTLSNPKRNITLFSPYGIKVSETKNPYVYKINRVYDGSQEVMLFFEDEKWQIQDFLKNRTYDADLPKGLKWHTEIYGELSDQPITAALRTSVPGKYLITGEHDLFLLDLHSNASQQITFGSREGLQYQVVTDLGPEKREVINLEKDILVTFFNKKNYRSGLAYLKSKGKPVVITEGKFRINKVFQRNEDLLFSTEFYNQPTQIYKYSKRKLEEVGQAQKDNSEALTLKVKIFEYMSRGKKLEAALLYPKNYNPTEKYPMIVNVYENMAREALRYEIPSLENSAGFNNRHFVEQGYFVLLPQIDQEVGNLGQSLTKSMENVVELTLRKANINNEKVAVRGTSFGGYGATYLMGSSKLFRTAIAGVAPVDLARAALTIRKMDGMPDFDRTAQQQFVINANVFTDWKKYLENSPIYKLPNVTQPILLWGGKEDTNVAPEQPMSYFLGLKRLGKDGIFLRYPDEGHVLGNKENKTDLTLKSWQWLDYYLKDKAPADWMLPMLMKEAPE, from the coding sequence ATGAAGGCTACTAAAATATTTTTTGCAGGCATCTTTTTAATGGCTTTGGTTTCCCTTAAAGCGCAGCCCAATGCACAGGACAGTGCATACCTTAAAAAAACACTGCATTATCAGAACTATTTTACCTCCCGCATTGTAGCGGTGAGTGCGGATTTAAATTATTTCGTAGTGAACCAGCGTAATGACTATGGGAAAAATGAATTTCTGCTCCGAGATATTCTAAAGAACACCTCTCAAAGTTTACCGTTAAGAAATGCTTATGACTTCATCGATAATCGATATCTCGTAGCATCTACTCAGAGTGAACAGGTGACTTTCGTGGACCTTAAAAAAGGTAAACATACAACGATAGAAGGAAATTTTTTCGTTCACCTCAGCAAGTTCACCAAGAAAGTGATTTTAACGGATCGAAAGAATGAAGCATTGAAGGTTTATAGCAACGATGGTAAGTTGCTGTTGCATTTGAATGGAATATTGGACACTGGCTTTGAAGATGATCATGGGTTACTATTGGCGAGGTCAAAAGATCAGTGCATCGTGGTGGATATGGCAAATATGCAACAGAAATCAATAGATATATCCTCTATTTTGCAAATGGGTATCAGCAAGGAAAGCGTTTATGCACTAGTTCAGAAGAACGATGACATACAGTTAGTGGAATGGGCATGGAAAATAAATAAAATAAAACGGAATACTTTGCGAATTTCCGTTCCTTATGAGGTATCTTCTAGATTAGGGAATGCATTGAAAGTAAGAGAAGGGAGGTATCTCGTTTTGAATCTGCATAAAAACTTCGATAAAAAGAAGGGTCTTGCTGACATTAATTACAGCAATCAACCCCTGCAGTATCCTCTTGCGCTGAAGCAGATGGCAATCTATGATTTGCAATCCCAAAAGTGGTCAAGGTTTCCTACAGTGAAGGACGAAGGTTTTGTTGCCGATTTTATTAGCGAAAAAGGCGATTTTGTACAATATAAATATTTTAATGATTATGTAGATACGCTGAGTAATCCCAAAAGAAACATCACCCTATTCTCCCCATACGGAATTAAAGTTTCTGAAACAAAGAATCCCTATGTGTATAAAATAAACAGGGTATATGATGGAAGTCAAGAAGTAATGCTTTTTTTTGAAGATGAAAAATGGCAGATACAGGATTTTTTGAAGAACAGAACATATGATGCTGATCTGCCCAAAGGGTTAAAATGGCATACGGAAATTTACGGAGAATTGTCTGATCAACCTATTACTGCAGCACTACGGACTTCAGTACCGGGAAAATATCTGATTACCGGTGAGCATGATCTTTTTCTTTTAGATCTTCATAGCAATGCCTCACAACAAATTACCTTTGGTAGCAGAGAAGGATTGCAGTATCAGGTGGTCACAGATTTAGGGCCAGAGAAACGAGAAGTTATCAATCTGGAAAAGGATATATTGGTGACCTTCTTTAATAAGAAAAATTACAGAAGTGGTCTTGCATATCTAAAAAGCAAGGGCAAACCAGTAGTCATTACGGAAGGGAAATTTAGAATCAACAAAGTATTTCAGCGCAATGAGGATTTGTTATTTTCTACTGAATTTTACAATCAGCCTACCCAAATTTATAAGTACAGCAAAAGAAAATTAGAGGAAGTTGGTCAGGCTCAAAAAGACAATTCAGAAGCACTGACTTTAAAAGTGAAAATTTTCGAATATATGTCGCGTGGAAAGAAGTTGGAGGCAGCACTGCTGTATCCAAAGAACTATAATCCCACTGAAAAGTATCCTATGATTGTAAATGTTTACGAAAATATGGCACGGGAAGCGCTGCGTTATGAAATTCCGTCTTTGGAAAATAGTGCGGGTTTTAATAACAGGCATTTTGTAGAGCAGGGTTATTTTGTATTACTGCCACAGATTGATCAAGAGGTGGGAAATTTGGGGCAGTCACTGACCAAATCAATGGAAAATGTCGTGGAGTTAACATTGCGGAAAGCCAATATCAATAATGAAAAGGTGGCAGTTCGGGGTACTTCTTTTGGCGGTTATGGGGCAACGTATTTAATGGGAAGTTCGAAATTATTCCGCACTGCAATTGCAGGAGTTGCCCCGGTTGATTTGGCGAGAGCAGCCTTAACAATCCGTAAAATGGATGGTATGCCCGATTTTGACAGGACTGCACAGCAACAGTTTGTGATTAATGCCAATGTATTTACAGATTGGAAAAAGTATCTGGAAAATTCTCCGATCTACAAATTACCCAATGTGACCCAACCAATTTTGCTGTGGGGTGGTAAAGAAGACACGAATGTTGCACCGGAACAGCCCATGTCTTATTTTCTGGGATTAAAAAGATTGGGGAAAGATGGAATTTTCCTGAGATATCCTGATGAAGGACATGTTCTAGGTAATAAAGAAAACAAAACCGATCTCACCTTGAAATCCTGGCAATGGCTGGATTATTATTTGAAAGATAAGGCACCTGCAGATTGGATGCTACCAATGTTAATGAAAGAGGCTCCCGAGTAA
- a CDS encoding DUF6520 family protein codes for MKNLILPAFVVLIGAGSAFATQNAKKDASKLVDRQGYIYNHALQECEEANMCSTFESDEVCTIDDTPSGQQAYGLNSPGDLSTCNAVLFKKSN; via the coding sequence ATGAAAAATTTAATTTTACCTGCCTTCGTGGTATTGATCGGAGCAGGAAGTGCTTTCGCAACTCAAAATGCGAAAAAAGACGCCAGTAAACTTGTCGATAGACAAGGTTATATCTACAATCATGCATTGCAGGAATGTGAGGAGGCAAATATGTGTTCCACTTTTGAATCTGATGAGGTGTGTACAATTGATGACACACCATCCGGACAACAAGCTTACGGTCTTAATTCACCTGGGGATTTAAGTACTTGTAACGCTGTATTGTTCAAAAAAAGTAATTAA
- a CDS encoding MauE/DoxX family redox-associated membrane protein, with protein sequence MKTLRKFFPIIVSFFFVLLFIYASASKMLDFENFQVQLAQSPLLSAYAGFISYAVIILELVIAGLLCFHLTRLWGLFASFAIMVAFTVYIYLILNYSDFVPCSCGGILEKMSWQQHLVFNMVCVLLALTGVFFIGKERAYRWSRTAAELAFTAILSAGSMVALFLSSEYIMKKENNFTRRFLPHPIDFPQKLNLEVNSFYFAGQHGDTIFLGNKVAPLIMGKVYPSFDKLILDTLKISDASLPFQELKLQVQYPYFSLADGHVPAVFEGEFPDVNAQLAMHQKAYFSTIVMIKPKHYIFRGQSTKTRETIMGLLETEPDVKFRFNTTFLEKQIDGIFDTDGNFVTDPVKQNVIYTYFYRNEYRVLDDQLRFTGQGKTIDTITKAQLKLNTLKDGRIKMNAPPLKVNQDQAAYGGLLFNEANLRGRHESAKMWQQAKVVDVYHYPTATYRYSFYVHHDGPNKMRSMLVTAKHFYILSGNQLIRYQRMR encoded by the coding sequence ATGAAAACTTTAAGAAAATTCTTCCCGATTATTGTAAGTTTCTTTTTTGTCCTGCTTTTTATTTATGCTTCGGCAAGTAAAATGCTCGACTTTGAAAACTTCCAGGTGCAGCTGGCGCAATCGCCATTGCTGAGTGCTTATGCGGGATTTATTTCTTACGCGGTCATCATTCTGGAACTGGTGATTGCCGGTTTGCTCTGCTTCCATCTTACGCGTCTTTGGGGATTGTTTGCGTCTTTTGCAATCATGGTAGCTTTTACGGTTTACATCTACCTCATCCTTAACTATAGTGATTTTGTGCCCTGCTCCTGTGGCGGGATTCTTGAAAAAATGAGCTGGCAACAGCATTTGGTTTTTAATATGGTCTGTGTCCTTTTGGCACTCACCGGTGTATTTTTCATTGGGAAAGAACGGGCGTACCGCTGGTCCCGGACTGCAGCAGAGCTGGCATTTACAGCCATACTGTCTGCAGGCAGCATGGTCGCCCTCTTTCTTTCTTCTGAATACATCATGAAAAAAGAGAATAATTTTACGAGGAGGTTTTTACCTCATCCTATTGATTTTCCTCAAAAATTAAATCTCGAAGTTAATTCTTTCTATTTTGCAGGACAGCATGGTGACACAATTTTTCTCGGAAACAAAGTCGCACCACTTATTATGGGTAAGGTATATCCGTCGTTTGACAAACTGATATTAGACACCTTAAAAATCAGTGACGCATCTTTACCTTTCCAAGAACTCAAATTACAAGTGCAATATCCTTATTTCAGTCTTGCTGATGGTCATGTACCTGCCGTTTTCGAAGGTGAATTTCCAGATGTGAATGCACAATTAGCAATGCATCAAAAGGCTTATTTCTCCACGATAGTAATGATAAAACCTAAACATTATATTTTCAGGGGACAAAGTACGAAGACCAGAGAAACTATTATGGGTTTGTTAGAAACAGAGCCTGATGTTAAGTTTCGATTTAACACGACTTTTCTGGAGAAGCAGATCGATGGAATCTTCGACACCGATGGCAATTTTGTAACAGATCCTGTAAAACAGAATGTAATTTACACTTATTTCTATCGGAATGAATACAGAGTTTTGGATGATCAGCTCCGTTTTACAGGACAGGGAAAAACCATAGACACCATTACCAAAGCGCAACTAAAGCTCAATACCCTGAAAGATGGCAGGATCAAAATGAACGCCCCTCCCCTCAAAGTTAATCAGGATCAGGCCGCTTACGGCGGGTTACTTTTTAATGAAGCGAACCTCCGAGGCAGGCATGAGTCAGCAAAAATGTGGCAGCAGGCAAAAGTTGTAGATGTATACCACTACCCGACAGCTACCTATCGTTACAGTTTTTATGTACATCATGACGGACCAAACAAAATGAGAAGCATGCTGGTGACCGCAAAACATTTTTATATCCTCAGCGGAAATCAGCTCATAAGATACCAGCGCATGCGGTGA
- a CDS encoding helix-turn-helix domain-containing protein produces the protein MLSLRLFILLLLFTAEPFVAQCEDNVTYQQIRKQYQQMEHGDPAAIPFIGLLITLTKEEKNSAQLTYAYLDALKFHPTVPLKLKYADSAIAIAHRSGRSDLIGEAYMSRGIVTYAHYRNYQAAMEDYLKAADYAKISGDPYLQYRLLYQFGVVKGYMGLHQEATDNLKRCAAFFRKELHKEQPGQRLQHLRKNYYDSLHELVNIYQQTDKDASADRLIEAVLKEIPEGRDFAVIRSCFLKSRGISEYNKGNYKASIGELDLALPELIKAKDFAWVSVIYYYKGNNAVMQNRKDEGVSYFKKMDSVFQRHHFIFPELQHGYHYLIREAGQRLNFRDLTSYMDALRAAETVNHEDWHHLYARFRLASITDDHQNTADRYRTVLFGVIFISLILAGYLLDDYLEKPPVVLLAGGILSTENLETEPKAPKRTPALTPEIRQTIRNNLRKFEEDKAFLAPNLSLKKVAQEAGVNANYLSRYLNSEKGMSVSRYLAELRIAYIAGMMAEDPAVANRSAEQLCALCGIASPSNMRHLFYIIYGMPLSQYQKQCREKFAGEMGGNEGAS, from the coding sequence ATGCTTTCGCTCAGACTGTTTATATTACTCCTGCTCTTCACTGCGGAACCCTTCGTTGCGCAGTGCGAGGACAATGTAACCTATCAGCAGATCCGAAAGCAGTATCAGCAGATGGAGCACGGTGATCCGGCGGCAATTCCCTTTATAGGACTCCTGATCACGCTGACAAAAGAGGAAAAGAATTCTGCGCAGCTTACCTATGCCTATCTTGATGCCCTGAAATTTCACCCCACCGTACCCTTAAAGCTGAAGTATGCCGACAGTGCCATCGCCATTGCGCACCGCAGCGGCCGCAGTGATCTGATTGGCGAGGCCTATATGAGCAGAGGAATTGTGACGTACGCTCATTACAGAAACTACCAGGCTGCAATGGAGGATTACCTGAAAGCGGCAGATTATGCCAAAATCAGCGGTGATCCTTATCTTCAGTACAGGCTGCTGTATCAATTTGGGGTCGTGAAGGGTTACATGGGTTTGCATCAGGAGGCTACCGACAATCTTAAAAGGTGTGCTGCTTTTTTCAGGAAAGAACTTCACAAGGAGCAGCCAGGTCAACGGCTGCAACACCTTCGCAAAAATTATTATGACAGTCTGCACGAGCTCGTGAACATCTACCAGCAAACGGATAAGGATGCGAGCGCGGACCGCCTCATTGAAGCAGTGCTCAAGGAAATTCCTGAAGGCCGTGATTTCGCGGTGATCAGAAGCTGCTTTTTAAAATCCAGAGGTATTTCTGAATACAACAAAGGAAATTATAAGGCAAGTATTGGGGAACTCGACCTTGCGTTGCCGGAACTGATCAAAGCAAAAGATTTTGCCTGGGTGTCCGTAATTTATTATTACAAAGGCAATAACGCTGTGATGCAAAACCGTAAAGATGAAGGGGTGAGCTATTTTAAAAAGATGGATTCGGTTTTTCAGCGCCACCATTTTATATTTCCTGAACTGCAGCACGGCTACCATTACCTTATCCGTGAAGCCGGTCAAAGGTTAAACTTCCGCGATCTTACTTCTTATATGGATGCATTAAGAGCGGCTGAAACGGTGAACCACGAAGACTGGCATCACCTGTACGCACGGTTCCGATTGGCCAGCATCACGGATGATCATCAAAATACTGCTGACCGGTATCGGACAGTCCTTTTTGGCGTTATATTTATTTCACTTATTTTGGCAGGCTACCTTCTTGATGATTATCTGGAAAAACCGCCGGTCGTACTCTTGGCAGGTGGCATCCTCAGCACGGAAAATTTGGAAACGGAACCTAAAGCACCAAAGAGAACACCTGCCCTGACCCCAGAAATCCGCCAAACCATCCGGAATAACCTCCGGAAATTTGAAGAAGACAAAGCGTTTTTAGCACCGAACCTTAGCCTTAAAAAGGTGGCACAGGAGGCAGGCGTCAATGCCAATTATCTGTCGCGGTATCTTAACAGCGAAAAAGGAATGAGTGTCAGCCGCTATCTCGCAGAGTTGCGCATTGCCTATATTGCCGGGATGATGGCTGAAGATCCTGCAGTAGCGAATCGGTCGGCTGAACAGTTGTGTGCTTTATGTGGAATTGCCTCGCCTTCGAACATGCGGCATCTTTTTTACATCATTTATGGCATGCCGCTGTCGCAGTACCAGAAGCAGTGCCGAGAGAAGTTTGCCGGAGAAATGGGCGGGAATGAGGGTGCTTCCTGA